The following DNA comes from Gemmatimonadota bacterium.
CTATGCCCAGCGGGCAGCCAACTACCTGTGTGTTCAGCACTTGGGAGACTCTGAGGCGCAGGAGTTGGCGAGTGAGCTCACCCATTACGTGGAGCTGCTACTGCGCGTGATCGATCAGACCGAGCGACGCGTCATCCACGGAGAGAAGGTGCCGGCTTCAGAGAAGTTGGTATCGCTCTTCGAGACGCATGCCGACATCATCGTCAAGGACCGGCGCGACACGTTGTACGGGCACAAGGTGTACCTGACGGGTGGAGCCTCGGGCCTGATCCTCGATTGCAAGATCGAGAGCGGGAATCCGGCGGACTCGACCATGGCGCTGACGATGCTTGAACGGCAGTGCGAGATCTACGGTCGTCCTCCCCGACAGGCGGCGATGGATGGAGGCTTCACCTCGAAGCAGAACCTACGGGAGGCCAAGGCGCTGGGCGTGGAGGATGTCTGCTTCCACAAGAAGCGTGGACTCCTTGTCAGCGACATGACCCGCAGCAGTTGGGTCTACCGGAGACTGCGTAACTTCCGCGCCGGAATCGAAGGCATGATCTCGTTCCTCAAGCGCGCGTTCGGACTCAGGCGCTGCACCTGGCGTGGAGAGCTCTCCTTCGAAAGCTACGTGCAGGCGTCCGTACTCTCGGCCAATCTGCTCACGCTGGCTCGTCACCTGCTGGCCTGAACCCCACCTGCTCCCGAGGTCTACTCAGACCCCCGCCCGGGGGCCGGGATCAGTGTGCCCTGCACCCCCAGCAATCCCGCTTCGATGCTACTTCTGTGCCCTCATCCGCCGCCGTCGAGTCAGATCGAGCGTCTATCGTGCTTGCCCCACCTCACTTCCTCTCGTTCCCAATCCCATATACGCCATTTCCGGATGCGAACTAGGGAGGGGGCCGGCCGTGACAGCCAAAGGGAAGCGAGCGTCAGGAGCAGCGCCGCGAGGGCCGCACCGTCGCCCACGAGATCACCGTACTTCACATAGAAGGTCACGATGTCGGTCGTGTAGACGGTGTCGATACGGATGTCAGCCTCGAAGAGCGAGGTGGTGTTGTACACTCGTCCCACGGGGTCGATGAAGAGCGAGATCCCCGTATTCGCTGCGCGCGCTACCCCCACGCGGTTCTCGATGGCCCGCAGAACCATGTGCGCGGGATGCTGCCACAGCGCGGTCGTACGTGTATAGAGCGGCTCGCGACCGTACCACGCGTCGTTCGTGATGTTCAGTAGCACGTCA
Coding sequences within:
- a CDS encoding transposase — translated: YAQRAANYLCVQHLGDSEAQELASELTHYVELLLRVIDQTERRVIHGEKVPASEKLVSLFETHADIIVKDRRDTLYGHKVYLTGGASGLILDCKIESGNPADSTMALTMLERQCEIYGRPPRQAAMDGGFTSKQNLREAKALGVEDVCFHKKRGLLVSDMTRSSWVYRRLRNFRAGIEGMISFLKRAFGLRRCTWRGELSFESYVQASVLSANLLTLARHLLA